The Bacteroidales bacterium genome has a window encoding:
- a CDS encoding chloride channel protein encodes MKYPKIIGKFIYWRLKNIKERQFVLILSFVVGLISGLAAIVLKNTIYYTHYFLTKGFHVEYENYLYLAYPFFGILLTVFFIRTFIKHNIGHGVSRILFSISKQNSIIKQHNTYSSILASTLTIGFGGSVGSEAPIVLTGASIGSNLGRLFRMNYKTTTLLIGCGAAGAIAGIFKAPIAGLVFTLEVLMLDLTMASLVPLLISAVTGASIAYFLMGNEVLLSYNVTTSFLINDIPFYILLGIFAGLVSLYFTRGAMFIESKFSLITKAYKKLIVGGISLSLLIFVFPPLYGEGYEILKEILSGNGLEIVNNSFFYSIKDNYWLFLSFLLLILIFKVAAMSVTTGSGGIGGIFAPTLFMGGISGYFVALLLNRSSYINVSESNFALVGMAGLMAGVMHAPLTGIFLIAEITGGYQLFIPLMITATISYITIIYFEPHTIYTKRLALRGELITHHKDKAVLTLLKMGAVIEKDFKIINQEATLGELVKVVSMSKRNIFPVINDENNFQGIVLLDNIRDIMFNPDMYDDTYVYDLMITPPAIVSSGENMDTVMEKFEETGAWNLPVIDDEKYIGFISKSKIFSAYRKILVHFSDE; translated from the coding sequence ATGAAATATCCAAAAATAATAGGAAAATTTATCTATTGGCGTTTAAAAAATATAAAAGAGCGTCAATTTGTTTTAATTCTTAGTTTTGTTGTCGGTTTAATAAGCGGATTAGCAGCAATAGTATTAAAAAATACAATATATTATACTCATTATTTTCTTACAAAAGGGTTTCATGTTGAGTATGAAAATTATTTGTACCTTGCATATCCATTCTTTGGTATATTATTGACTGTATTTTTTATCAGGACTTTTATAAAACATAACATTGGTCATGGTGTAAGCAGGATACTATTTTCTATTTCAAAACAAAACAGTATAATAAAACAACATAATACCTATTCTTCAATTCTTGCAAGTACTTTAACGATAGGATTTGGAGGGTCGGTTGGTTCTGAGGCACCAATAGTATTAACAGGAGCATCAATTGGCTCTAATCTTGGACGATTGTTCAGGATGAATTATAAAACAACAACATTATTAATTGGTTGTGGTGCTGCTGGTGCAATTGCCGGAATTTTCAAAGCTCCCATAGCAGGATTGGTTTTTACTCTTGAAGTATTGATGCTTGATTTAACAATGGCATCTTTAGTTCCTTTATTAATATCAGCAGTTACAGGAGCAAGCATTGCATATTTTTTAATGGGAAACGAAGTTTTATTATCATATAATGTTACAACATCTTTTTTAATAAATGATATTCCGTTTTATATTTTACTTGGGATATTTGCCGGATTAGTTTCTCTTTATTTTACAAGAGGAGCTATGTTTATTGAGTCGAAATTTTCATTAATAACAAAAGCTTATAAAAAATTAATTGTTGGAGGAATTTCACTTAGTTTACTTATTTTTGTTTTTCCCCCCTTATATGGTGAGGGTTATGAAATTTTAAAAGAAATTTTAAGTGGAAACGGCTTAGAAATTGTTAATAACAGTTTTTTTTATTCAATTAAAGATAATTACTGGCTTTTTTTATCTTTTTTGTTATTGATATTGATTTTTAAAGTTGCTGCAATGTCTGTTACAACCGGTTCGGGTGGAATAGGAGGGATATTTGCTCCTACTTTGTTTATGGGAGGAATATCAGGATATTTTGTTGCACTATTATTAAACAGAAGTTCATATATAAATGTGTCGGAAAGTAATTTTGCCTTAGTAGGTATGGCAGGATTAATGGCAGGTGTGATGCATGCACCATTAACAGGTATTTTTTTAATTGCTGAAATCACAGGCGGATACCAGCTTTTTATTCCTTTAATGATTACAGCTACAATATCTTATATTACAATAATATATTTTGAACCACATACAATATATACAAAAAGATTGGCATTACGCGGGGAATTGATAACACATCACAAGGACAAGGCGGTTCTTACATTATTAAAGATGGGGGCGGTAATAGAAAAGGATTTTAAAATAATAAATCAGGAAGCTACACTGGGGGAGCTTGTTAAAGTAGTTTCCATGTCTAAAAGGAATATATTTCCGGTGATTAATGATGAAAATAATTTTCAGGGAATAGTTTTACTTGATAATATAAGAGATATAATGTTTAATCCCGATATGTATGATGATACATATGTTTACGACCTTATGATTACTCCTCCTGCTATTGTATCATCAGGTGAAAATATGGATACGGTAATGGAAAAATTTGAAGAAACAGGTGCATGGAACTTACCGGTTATAGATGATGAAAAATATATCGGGTTTATTTCAAAATCTAAAATATTTTCTGCTTACAGGAAAATATTGGTACATTTTTCAGATGAATAA